TTCGTTGGAAGTGTCAGTTCTTTATAGTATTTGCGTTGGGGTGTGTCGACGCTTATTGTCAGCGTATCCTCTGTGCCGTGAAGCTTAATATCCTCTTTTTCAACGCCTGGCAGCTCAGCTACAACATGGATTTCGTTGTCTGTTTCAACTATGTCCACCAGTGGTTCGCGTTCCTCCTTAACTTTTGGTCCAAGGCGAGTAGGCTTGACATTTCCAAACTCTCGAATTTCGGGTTTGCCATCTGGCCCTATCTTGATGCTGTAACCGTAAACAAAGGGTCCCCACTCCCTTATTGTTGAACCGTCTGGCAGTTTGCGCTCCCTAACATAGTCTCTTGGGATTCTTGAGGTAAACTCTTTGAATTCCTCCTCCATCCACTTTTCCATCTCTCTGAACATTCTGTCTATGTCTTCGAAGAACCAGCTTCCGAAGAATGGGAAGCGTCTCCTCCTAAACCATTCTGGAAAATCTTCTTCAGAAGGCATTTTCCCACCTAGTCTAGTGTGGAAAACTTCAGTCTATAAAATCTTTGCGCTATGCTAATGCTTTAAGCTGGCTTAAAGTTCCAAGAAATGTTCCGTCTAGGAGGTATATTTCCGCATTTTCCAAGTTAACGGCATCTGTCCTCAATATTGGTCCAACGATTTTTTCGCCTTTTTCCCCTTCTCTGTCAGAGTCTTTCTCGTTCAATGGTTTTCCTCCTAAATATTCGTTGAAGGATGGCATTATGAAAAGCTGCGATGTTTTAGGTTTAACTCCATAATGTTTAAGCAATGTTTCTTGCGGGTTATTCTCAATTTTTATTTTATTCTTTTCCAGCAAAATCTTTGCCAGCTGTTCCTTGTTGCAGTTTGCCTTAACCCAAACCTGCCTTGTTATCCTATATCCGGCGGGATCGCGGAAAACCACAACTGGGTGCACATGCCCCATTACAAGGCTTTTACACTTTAAAAGTGCTGGTGATGGCCAGCGGTGGCCGTGGAAAAAGCCTGCATCCCCTATGATGGTTCCGGATGATGGAAGGGTCTTTATGCCTTCTGGAAGTAGTGGTTCAAGGTTTCCGTCGTGGTTTCCCCGGATTACTTGTATTTCTCGGACGTGCGCTTTCAGTTCCGTGAAGAAGTCAGGGACGTCGTGCCATTCGCCTATTTCTGCTGTTGCCACCGTGTGTTTAACATCACCTATTATTAGGAGTTTTTCCGGTCTATACAGACCTATAAGAGTTTTTAGCTTTTGCAGGAGTTTTGGCATTTGGGTTGGAACATGTATGCCCTTTTCTGAGAGGGCTATTTCCCATCCTATATGCAAATCCGACACAACCAAAATTCTTGTTTCCCTAGTCTTAACGAGGGCTGCGGGGTGGGGCATTAAAGGCGTTATCATCTGCTATGCTTCAACCCTTTTTTATTAGGCTTAAAATTTTCTCATGGATTTGCTGGTTGGCGGAAGCCACGAAGGTCAGCTTTTCCTTTGGATGTAGTTTGGCGTTTAAAGGCTTTCCGTCTGGTGTTGTGATTAGTGCTCCAGCCTCCCTTATTATTAGCCACGCGGCTGCCGTGTCTGTTGTCCTAAGTTTTCCGCGGATGTCGATGAAGGCGTCTGTTGTTCCATCAGCCACATAGCATAGCTCTAAGGCGTTGGCTCCTAGGTGGCGTATGTGCTTTGTCTTCTCAATGATGCTTGTTAGACGCGGTGCAACTTCACGCGCCTTGTAAGTGTTTAGGTCTATGCCTATCACCGCATCCTCCAAGCTTACCTGTTTTGAAGGAGCTATTTTCTCATCGTTGCTGTATGCCCCTTTTCCCTTTTCCGCCGTGTATGTTGTGCCGTGGAAGAGGTCTGCCACCAATGCCGTGTGAATCGTGTCTAGCTTTGGCTCTGTGGACACTGCTATGGAAGTTGCGTAGAATGGTATGCCCCTTGTTAGGTTTGTTGTCCCATCTATTGGGTCTGCTATCACATAATTTTCGTCTGGATTTTCGCCGTATTCCCTTATGCCAGACTCCTCGCTTATCAAGGTGAAGGATATGCCCTGCCTAACAAGGGTTTCCACAATGGCTTTTTCAGCTTCTATGTCAATCTGTTTTATTGGATCGCCTCCAGCCCCAATACCGAGGGTTGGCTGCTGTTGTCCGCGAGCAACTTCCAAAAGCGGGGTTATCCGCTTTTTCACGTTGTCTCTGCAATGGATTAGTGCTGTTATCCAGTCGATCTCTTTCTTCATGTCTTCTCCGTTTCCATTACGGTTTTCGTTTGATAAAGACTTTGCTGGATAAGGCGGAATTTAACATTAAATTAGCATGTGAAGGCGGCAAAAAATATATGAAAACAGATGTAACAACAAAATTCAAAACCGATAGGAGAGAATGCCGTTGGACATTATTGTTTGTGTTAAACATGTTCCAGAGACAGCAGAAGCGGAACTTAAAATTGACGCGACTGGAAAGGGTATAGAAAAGGCTGGTTTGGTCTTTGATATTAACGAGTGGGACGACTACGCCTTGGAAGAGGCTGTGCGTATAAAAGAGAAGTTCGGCGGAACAGTCACAGCCATAACGGTTGGACCAGAAGACTCTGAAAGCACACTTCGAAAATGTCTCGCTAGAGGCGCCGATAAGGCTATACGCCTTACAGACCCAAAGTTCGCCGGCTCAGACGCTTATGCAACCGCAAAAATCCTTTACAACGTAATTAAAAATCTCCACTTTGATTTGATCCTCACAGGAGCACAGGCTGGTGATGATGGAAGTGCTGCTGTTGGTCCCGTCTTAGCCGAGTTGCTTGGCATTCCACATGCCACTATGGTTAAGAAGATTGAGTTTAGCAACGGGAAAGCTATTGTTAACCGAGAGTTGGAGGGCGGTTTAGAAGAACGTTTAGAAGTTAAGTTGCCAGCGCTTTTCGCTGTTCAGACGGGCATTAATGAGCCACGTTACGTCTCCATTATGGGAATTCGCAAGGCTATGCAGAAAGAAGTCAAAGTTATGGGGTTGGCGGATATAGGTTTGAGCGAAAACGACGTTGGTGAGGCTGGGTCATGGCTTAGGATAGAGAGGCTCTATATTCCGCCAGTGGAGAAGCAGGCGGAGTTCCTCAAGGGAAGCCCGGACGAAATAGCCACGAAGATTGTTGAAATCTTAAAGTCTAGGGGGCTGATTTAGGATATGACTGAAATTTTTGTGTTAGCTGAGCATAGGCAAGGACAATTAAGAGATATAACCTTTGAAATGCTGACGAAAGCCAGAGAACTAGCTGAGAAAACAAACGCTGAGCCGGTGGCTGTTATTTTGGGCAAGAATGTTGGTGAACACGCCAAAAACTTGGCTGAGCATGCCAAAAAAGTTCTGCTTGTTGAGGATGAAAAGCTCGAAAACTTCAACTCCGAAGCCTACCAAAAGGTTCTTTCTCATCTAATCAAGGAGCATAAGCCCCTTCTGACAATTACTGGGCACACATCTTATGGTGTCGAACTTGCTCCTAGACTTGCGGTAGCCCTAAACATTCCGTTGGCGACGGACTGCATAGAACTAGCTTTTGAAGGCGACGCATTCACTGTTACGAGGCAGATGTATGGTGGGAAAGTAAATGTTAAGGCGATGCTCCGCAAGGCCGAAAGCTACATGGTCACGGTGCGCCAGGCAGCCTTCCAAGCTCAAAAACCGCCCACACCATTAAACGGGCAAATAGTTGAAGTTCCATCACCCCTAACAGAGGAAATAACCACTAAACGGTTCTTGGAATATGTTTTGCCACCGCCGGGAGGCGTTGACATAACAGCCGCAGAAGTGCTTGTCGGCATTGGAAGAGGCATTAAAGACCAGGGCAACATACCAATGGTGGAAGAGTTGGCGAAAATGCTGGGCGGAGTGCTGGCGTGTTCGCGTCCAATTGTTGATAAGGGTTGGCTTCCAAGCGACCGGCAGGTGGGAACTTCTGGAAAAACTGTTAAGCCAAAGCTCTACATAGCCCTAGGCATAAGCGGAGCCTTCCAACATGTCCTCGGAATGAAAAACTCTGATTTGATAATTGCTGTGAACAAAGACCCGAAGGCTCCGATATTCAGCTTTTCAGACTATGGCGTTGTTGAAGACTTGTTCAAGGTTGTGCCAGTGCTGAAAAACAAAATCAGCGAGTTAAAAGCTCAAAAAGCATAGTCTAGCAATGGAGGAGTCTGTATGGACTTTAAGCTGACCGAGGAGCAAATGGAGATTAAACGGGCTGCCCGCGAATTCGCGGAAAAAGAGTTCACACCAGAACTAGCCCTAGAATACGACCAGAAAGAAGAGTTTCCGATGGAGCTTTACAAGAAAGCCGCCAAACTGGGCTTCACGGGCATGCGTATACCACAAGAGTATGATGGGCAAGGATACGGCGTACTAGAAGAATGCTTAGTCGTTGAAGAGTTCTGCCGCGTTGACCCAGGATTGGGAGTAGCTGTCTCCCTCGGAAACCTAATGGTCCCAGACGTCTTACTCAAGCACGGCACAGAAGAGCAAAAGGAAAAGTATATTCCGCCATTGGCTAGGGGTGACAAAATTGCTGCGGCAGCCTTCACGGAGCCGGAGCACGGAAGCGACATAACCAAATTAGACACTACAGCTGTTAGGGTTGGCGACGAATGGGTTATTAACGGCTCAAAACAGTTCATAACCAACGCTCCAATAGCCGACACCTTCATAATCCTATGCCAAACAGACCCCAACGCAACCCCACCCCACCGCGGACAAAGTCTTTTCTTAGCAGAGAAGGGCATGCCAGGTTTGGAAGCGACAAAACTTCATGGCAAGATGGGCATAAGACCATGCGTTACCGGTTCACTAGCTTTAAGCGACCTCCGCGTGCCCGCAAACAATCTTGTGGGCGAACTAAATAGGGGCTTTTATTATGCGCTTGAGCTTTTTGATGGAACCCGAATAACCGTGGCTGCCCAAGCCGTCGGCATAGCTCAAGGAGCCTTCGAAAGAGCCCTAAACTATGCTAAAACCCGCAAACAATTCGGACAGCCCATAATAAATTTCCAAGGTGTCTCCTTTAAGCTGGCTGAGATGGCTATGAAAATTGAAACAGCCCGTCTGCTTACATATAAGGCGGCTTGGATATACGACCATGAAAAACCCAGCCCAGCTGCAACTTCAATGGCTAAGGCCTACGCAAGCCGCATTGCCATGGAAGTCACAGATGACGCCATCCAAATATTTGGTGGTTATGGCTATTTGGCAGACTACCACGTGGAACGCTTCCATAGATGCGCAAAGATAACCGAAATTTACGAAGGCACAAGCGAAATCCAAAAGCTAACCATCATCAACTTCTTAATGAAATAGCCGTTTCTCTCCCCCTATTTTTCCCGACGGTTGTTGGCTGATTCTCAAAAGTTTTATTACACATGCCATCATATTCATTCTACTCTATGTCGGGAGAGGATTTGTTTGGCTGAAAAATTGAAGAAAGCCGCTGTAATTGGCTCTGGAGCAATGGGACATGGAATAACACAGCTTTTGGCCATGAGCGGGCTCGAAGTGGCAATGGTGGACATTAGCGACGAACTATTGCAGAAGGGCATGGAGAAAATTAGGTGGAGCCTAGGAAAGTTCGTCGAAAAGAGGAGAATTAGGCAGGAGGACGCGGATGCAGCCCTTTCAAGAATAAGGACAACAACAAGTTATGAGGAGGCAGCCAAAGACATAGACATCGCCATAGAGGCAGTCCCAGAAAATATAGAGCTTAAAAAGCAGGTTTTCGCAAAACTTGACAGCATTGCGCCGCCACATGCAATTTTAGCATCTAATACCTCGACATTGAGTATAACGGAAATGGGGAACGCCACAAAACGCCCAGAAAAAGTGGCTGGGATGCACTTCTTCAATCCACCGCAAATGATGGCTCTAGTAGAGGTCATTAAAGGCGAAAAAACAAGTCAAGAGACGATAGACACCCTTGTGGAGCTAGCCAAAAAACTTGGAAAAACCCCTGTGGTTGTTAAAAAAGATGTGCGGGGCTTCATAGTCAACCGTGTTCTCGGAGCAGTTTTCAACGAGGCTTTCTGGGCTTACCACCGCGGTGAAGCAACAAAGGAGGGCATAGACGCCTCAGTCAAATATAGCGGCGGCTTCCCGATGGGGTGGTTTGAACTGGCAGACTTCGTTGGGCTTGACATAGCCTATGAAGTTGGAAAAATCCTTTACGAAGCCTATGGTGAGCGCTTTAAACCATGCGCAGAGGTCATAGAACCCCTCGTCAAAGAGAAGAAGCTTGGACAAAAAACAGGCGTTGGCTTCTACGACTGGACTAAGGGAAGACCAAGAATACCCTTCAACTTGATGGAAGAATACGATGTTGAAAGGTCTTGGGCTGTAGCTGTAAACGAGGCTGCATGGCTAATACACGAAGGCGCAGCAACACCAGCAGACATAGACACCGGAATGAAGCTTGGCACTTATTGGCCTTCTGGTCCATGCGAGTATGCAGATAGAACGGGCATAGACGCCATTGTCAACAAGTTGAAAGCGCTTTACGCCAAATACAACATGGAAATGTATAAGCCTTGCCCGCTGCTAGAAGAGTATGTTAGTAAGGGCTGGCTTGGTAAGAAAACTGGAAGGGGGTTCTACTAAATGAAGTTTGAATTAACAGAGGAGCAGATTGGAATAAAAAACGCTGTTAAAGAGTTCTGCGATAAGGAGTTTAAACCAGAACTAGCCTTGGAACTAGACAGAAAAGAAGAATTTCCCATGGAACTTTACAAGAAAGCCGCCAAACTAGGCTTTACAAGCATGTTCTTCCCCCAAGAGTACGGCGGGCAAGGGTATGGGCTTCTGGAAACATGCCTTGTAATAGAGGAAATGTGCAGGGCGGATTCCTCGCTTGGTGTGGCAATTTCAAGCGGAAACTTTGGCAGCGAATTAATACTGGCTTATGGCACTAAGGAGCAGAAGGAGAAGTATCTTCCCCCAATTTGCAGAGGCGACTATATTTCCGCGGCAGCTTTCACAGAGCCAAACATCAGCGGAAGTGACATAACCCGTATGGAGACAACAGCCACAAAATATGGAAACGAGTGGTGGATTAATGGCACAAAAACCTTCATAACAAACGCCACAATAGCCGACTTCATAATTGTCTTAACTCAGACAGACACAAAGGTTAGACCAACATATCGCGGCGAAACCCTCTTTGTCGTCGATAGGGGAACGCCTGGGCTGGAAACAACAAAGCTTCATAACAAGATGGGAATACGGTGTTCCGTAACGGGCGAAGTGCGCTTTGACAATGTTAAGGTTACTGACTGGCATATTGTGGGCGAGCTTAACAGAGGCTTCTACCACTCCATGGAGTTCTTCGACAAAACAAGGGTTGGTGTGGCAGCCCAAGCCGTTGGCATGGCCCAAGGAGCATGGGAAATAGCCTTCAAATATTCAAAGCAGAGGGAAGCCTTCGGACAGCCCATAATACAGCATGAAGCCATAGGCTGTACGTTGGCGGAGTTAGCCACAAAAATAGAGGCTGCGAGGCTCCTAACCTACAAGGCTGCTTGGCTCATAGATGTTGGAAAAATGGACCCCATGGCGACGGCCATGGCAAAACAGTACGCAAGTCGCGTGGCAATGGAAGCTACGGACTTCGCCATCCAAACATTGGGCGGTTACGGCTATTTGGGCGAATACCGTGTTGAAAGATACCACAGAGACGCAAAAATAACCGAGATTTACGAAGGCACCAGCGAAATCCAAAAACTTACAGTGCTCAAGTATCTCCTAAGAAAGTTCTAAATCTCCCAAAAGTAATATAGGCTATTCCACAAAACATGGTTTGGTGAAATCATGAGCAAAGCGTATGAAACCCTAAAAATTGAGAGGGAGGACAGCGTTCTGTGGATAATCCTAAACAGACCGCATAGGTTGAACGCCTTCAACGACGTTTTAATGGAGGAGCTTGCAGACGCCCTAGACACAGCTGACAGAGACCCATCCGTTAGATGCGTTGTGATAACCGGCGAAGGTGATAGGTCCTTCAGTGCTGGTGCAGACGTGACAATGTTTCCAAAGGCAACACCTGTTAAGGCTGAGGAGTTTTCTAGGCTGGGACAGAAGGTTTTCAGTAAAATTGAGGAAATGTCAAAGCCGGTTATAGCGGCAATTAATGGCTTTGCCTTAGGCGGAGGTTTAGAACTGGCGTTGGCCTGCGACTTTAGAATAGCCGCAGAACATGCAGAGCTGGGAAGCCCAGAAGTAAACTTAGGGCTTATTCCCGGATGGGGTGGAACCCAAAGGCTTGTGAGGATTGTTGGCTTGGCAAAGGCTAAGGAGATGGTTATGCTTGGAACAAGGCTTAAGGCTGAAGAAGCCCTAAAAATTGGCTTGGTTCACAAAGTTGTGCATTACGAGAAGCTTAGGGACGAGGTTCGCGATTTAGCCAAAAAACTAAGCGAGGGACCACCAATAGCGCTGAAGTATGCGAAATTCGCCATAAACTTTGGAACACAAGTGCCGCTGGATGCAGGCTTACGCATAGAATCAGCTCTTATGGGTCTAACCTTCTCAACAGAAGACTTGAAAGAGGGCGTAGAAGCCTTCATGTCGAGGCGGAAGGCCGAGTTTAAAGGAAAGTAAAAACACTCCCACATTCCCCACATTTTTAATTGTTCAAAATTTGAATGGCGAATGGAAGAGTGGTGATATGAGGAAAGTTGCAATCATTGGTGTTGGGAGCTCCAAGTTTGGAGTTAGAAACGATGTTAATGTGGCGGAACTTGCCTTTGAAGCTTTCAAGCCTTCAATTGAGGATGCTGGGATAACGCCAAAGGACATAGAGTTTGTAGCCGTTGGCTCAACAGGAGCTGGGGCATGGTATGAAGAGCTTCTCCCAGCCGTGGTTTCAGCCGAGTATTGTGGTTTAACCGGGGCTGGGCTTCTGCGCTGTGAAGCCGCATGTGCAAGTGGAAGCGCCGCCTTCGCTACAGCCTACTGGGCTGTGGCAAGTGGGCAAGCCGAAATTGCGGCGGCTTTGGGTGTTGAGAAAATGCGGGAGATTGATACTCCCACAATGATGGAGTGGATTGGTAGAGCTGGATACTACCTATGGGAGTTCCACAACTTCGGCTTGACTTTCCCGGCTTATTATGCTTTGTATGCAACCGCCCACATGGCAAGGTTCGGCACAACAGAAGAGGATTTGGCTTTAGTTGCTGTTAAAAACCACAAGTACGCTTCAATGAACCCGATAGCGCACCTCCAAAACAGAATAACAGTTGACGACGTGTTATCTTCCATGGTTATTGCCGCTCCACTAAAACTCTTCGACTGCTGCCCAGTTTCTGACGGTGCTGCCTCAGTAATCCTCGCCTCTGAAGAGAAGGTTAAGGAGCTTAAGGTTGACACGCCAGTTTGGGTTGCTGGTATAGGATATGCCTCTGGAACAGCTAACATGAGTAAGAGGCTTGACTATGTGGGATTGGAAGCCAGCGTGGCAGCAGCCCAAAAAGCCTACAAAATGGCGAATGTAACACCGGACCAGCTTGACGTTGCAGTGGTCCACGACTGCTTCACCATAGCTGAAATAATGGCATACGAAGATTTAGGCTTCTGCAAGAAGGGCGAAGGCGCCAAACTAATCAGAGAGGGACAAACTGAAATAGGCGGAAAAATCCCGGTGAATGTCGACGGCGGCTTAAAAGCCAAAGGTCACCCGATTGGCACAACCGGCTGCTCAATGATATACGAGTTGACAAAACAGCTGAGAGAAGAGGCTGTCGAAAAGAGCAGGCAAGCTCCAATGAAAAATTACATAGCCCTAGCCCACAATGTGGGCGGAACCGGACACTACTGTTACGTGACAATTTTAAGGAGATGAGAAGATGGCTGTTATGCCCTCCATAAAATCAAGAGAAGTAAAAATCGTACAGGATATTCCCATAAGCAAGACGCTTCAGTTTTGGGAAGCCCTTAAACAGGGGAAAATCCTAGCCACAAAATGCAGAAAATGTGGAAAACTGTATTTTCCACCGGCTGCTGATTGTTCAAACTGCTTGGCTTCAGACATGGAGTGGGTTGAACTCAGCAGTGAGGCTACAATAGAAACTTTCACCCACGTGGTTGTTAGACCAACAACCTTTCAGCAGGAAAAGCCCTACACAGTGGCCATCGGCAAGCTCAAAGAAGGCGTTAGGGTGCTCGCTTGGCTTACGGGTTTTAAACTTTCAGAGGTTAAAGTGGGAATGAAAGCCAAACTTGTGGCAAAGCTGACACCCGAAGGACGCCCGACATACGAGTTCACCCGACCAGAATAAATCATGGAAAGTATTATTACTCCAAAAACCGCAAATATCTCTAATAGGGTTTAATATGCCAGCGAAAAGGAAAAAGAAGGTTGAAGAGGAGAAAATTGAAAAGCCACCGGAAAAGCCATGGTACAAGTTTTGGCCTCCAGGCGTTAGAAAACACATAGACTATCCAGAGGTGCCCCTCTTCGAGTTTTTGAGGGATTCTGCCAGAAAATATCCAGATAAAACTGCAATTATCTACTTTGACAGAAAGATAACCTTTAGAGAGCTGGATCTGCTTTCTGACAAGTTCGCAACAGCCCTAGTGGAT
This sequence is a window from Candidatus Bathyarchaeia archaeon. Protein-coding genes within it:
- a CDS encoding acyl-CoA dehydrogenase family protein, translated to MDFKLTEEQMEIKRAAREFAEKEFTPELALEYDQKEEFPMELYKKAAKLGFTGMRIPQEYDGQGYGVLEECLVVEEFCRVDPGLGVAVSLGNLMVPDVLLKHGTEEQKEKYIPPLARGDKIAAAAFTEPEHGSDITKLDTTAVRVGDEWVINGSKQFITNAPIADTFIILCQTDPNATPPHRGQSLFLAEKGMPGLEATKLHGKMGIRPCVTGSLALSDLRVPANNLVGELNRGFYYALELFDGTRITVAAQAVGIAQGAFERALNYAKTRKQFGQPIINFQGVSFKLAEMAMKIETARLLTYKAAWIYDHEKPSPAATSMAKAYASRIAMEVTDDAIQIFGGYGYLADYHVERFHRCAKITEIYEGTSEIQKLTIINFLMK
- a CDS encoding inositol monophosphatase family protein yields the protein MKKEIDWITALIHCRDNVKKRITPLLEVARGQQQPTLGIGAGGDPIKQIDIEAEKAIVETLVRQGISFTLISEESGIREYGENPDENYVIADPIDGTTNLTRGIPFYATSIAVSTEPKLDTIHTALVADLFHGTTYTAEKGKGAYSNDEKIAPSKQVSLEDAVIGIDLNTYKAREVAPRLTSIIEKTKHIRHLGANALELCYVADGTTDAFIDIRGKLRTTDTAAAWLIIREAGALITTPDGKPLNAKLHPKEKLTFVASANQQIHEKILSLIKKG
- a CDS encoding electron transfer flavoprotein subunit beta/FixA family protein; protein product: MPLDIIVCVKHVPETAEAELKIDATGKGIEKAGLVFDINEWDDYALEEAVRIKEKFGGTVTAITVGPEDSESTLRKCLARGADKAIRLTDPKFAGSDAYATAKILYNVIKNLHFDLILTGAQAGDDGSAAVGPVLAELLGIPHATMVKKIEFSNGKAIVNRELEGGLEERLEVKLPALFAVQTGINEPRYVSIMGIRKAMQKEVKVMGLADIGLSENDVGEAGSWLRIERLYIPPVEKQAEFLKGSPDEIATKIVEILKSRGLI
- a CDS encoding Zn-ribbon domain-containing OB-fold protein, giving the protein MAVMPSIKSREVKIVQDIPISKTLQFWEALKQGKILATKCRKCGKLYFPPAADCSNCLASDMEWVELSSEATIETFTHVVVRPTTFQQEKPYTVAIGKLKEGVRVLAWLTGFKLSEVKVGMKAKLVAKLTPEGRPTYEFTRPE
- a CDS encoding metallophosphoesterase, whose amino-acid sequence is MITPLMPHPAALVKTRETRILVVSDLHIGWEIALSEKGIHVPTQMPKLLQKLKTLIGLYRPEKLLIIGDVKHTVATAEIGEWHDVPDFFTELKAHVREIQVIRGNHDGNLEPLLPEGIKTLPSSGTIIGDAGFFHGHRWPSPALLKCKSLVMGHVHPVVVFRDPAGYRITRQVWVKANCNKEQLAKILLEKNKIKIENNPQETLLKHYGVKPKTSQLFIMPSFNEYLGGKPLNEKDSDREGEKGEKIVGPILRTDAVNLENAEIYLLDGTFLGTLSQLKALA
- a CDS encoding thiolase domain-containing protein, with the translated sequence MRKVAIIGVGSSKFGVRNDVNVAELAFEAFKPSIEDAGITPKDIEFVAVGSTGAGAWYEELLPAVVSAEYCGLTGAGLLRCEAACASGSAAFATAYWAVASGQAEIAAALGVEKMREIDTPTMMEWIGRAGYYLWEFHNFGLTFPAYYALYATAHMARFGTTEEDLALVAVKNHKYASMNPIAHLQNRITVDDVLSSMVIAAPLKLFDCCPVSDGAASVILASEEKVKELKVDTPVWVAGIGYASGTANMSKRLDYVGLEASVAAAQKAYKMANVTPDQLDVAVVHDCFTIAEIMAYEDLGFCKKGEGAKLIREGQTEIGGKIPVNVDGGLKAKGHPIGTTGCSMIYELTKQLREEAVEKSRQAPMKNYIALAHNVGGTGHYCYVTILRR
- a CDS encoding electron transfer flavoprotein subunit alpha/FixB family protein — translated: MTEIFVLAEHRQGQLRDITFEMLTKARELAEKTNAEPVAVILGKNVGEHAKNLAEHAKKVLLVEDEKLENFNSEAYQKVLSHLIKEHKPLLTITGHTSYGVELAPRLAVALNIPLATDCIELAFEGDAFTVTRQMYGGKVNVKAMLRKAESYMVTVRQAAFQAQKPPTPLNGQIVEVPSPLTEEITTKRFLEYVLPPPGGVDITAAEVLVGIGRGIKDQGNIPMVEELAKMLGGVLACSRPIVDKGWLPSDRQVGTSGKTVKPKLYIALGISGAFQHVLGMKNSDLIIAVNKDPKAPIFSFSDYGVVEDLFKVVPVLKNKISELKAQKA
- a CDS encoding enoyl-CoA hydratase-related protein — translated: MSKAYETLKIEREDSVLWIILNRPHRLNAFNDVLMEELADALDTADRDPSVRCVVITGEGDRSFSAGADVTMFPKATPVKAEEFSRLGQKVFSKIEEMSKPVIAAINGFALGGGLELALACDFRIAAEHAELGSPEVNLGLIPGWGGTQRLVRIVGLAKAKEMVMLGTRLKAEEALKIGLVHKVVHYEKLRDEVRDLAKKLSEGPPIALKYAKFAINFGTQVPLDAGLRIESALMGLTFSTEDLKEGVEAFMSRRKAEFKGK
- the hsp20 gene encoding archaeal heat shock protein Hsp20, whose product is MPSEEDFPEWFRRRRFPFFGSWFFEDIDRMFREMEKWMEEEFKEFTSRIPRDYVRERKLPDGSTIREWGPFVYGYSIKIGPDGKPEIREFGNVKPTRLGPKVKEEREPLVDIVETDNEIHVVAELPGVEKEDIKLHGTEDTLTISVDTPQRKYYKELTLPTKVNVKEAKTQYKNGVLEVKLPKIKEEKKPKGEPIKIE
- a CDS encoding acyl-CoA dehydrogenase family protein is translated as MKFELTEEQIGIKNAVKEFCDKEFKPELALELDRKEEFPMELYKKAAKLGFTSMFFPQEYGGQGYGLLETCLVIEEMCRADSSLGVAISSGNFGSELILAYGTKEQKEKYLPPICRGDYISAAAFTEPNISGSDITRMETTATKYGNEWWINGTKTFITNATIADFIIVLTQTDTKVRPTYRGETLFVVDRGTPGLETTKLHNKMGIRCSVTGEVRFDNVKVTDWHIVGELNRGFYHSMEFFDKTRVGVAAQAVGMAQGAWEIAFKYSKQREAFGQPIIQHEAIGCTLAELATKIEAARLLTYKAAWLIDVGKMDPMATAMAKQYASRVAMEATDFAIQTLGGYGYLGEYRVERYHRDAKITEIYEGTSEIQKLTVLKYLLRKF
- a CDS encoding 3-hydroxyacyl-CoA dehydrogenase, with the protein product MAEKLKKAAVIGSGAMGHGITQLLAMSGLEVAMVDISDELLQKGMEKIRWSLGKFVEKRRIRQEDADAALSRIRTTTSYEEAAKDIDIAIEAVPENIELKKQVFAKLDSIAPPHAILASNTSTLSITEMGNATKRPEKVAGMHFFNPPQMMALVEVIKGEKTSQETIDTLVELAKKLGKTPVVVKKDVRGFIVNRVLGAVFNEAFWAYHRGEATKEGIDASVKYSGGFPMGWFELADFVGLDIAYEVGKILYEAYGERFKPCAEVIEPLVKEKKLGQKTGVGFYDWTKGRPRIPFNLMEEYDVERSWAVAVNEAAWLIHEGAATPADIDTGMKLGTYWPSGPCEYADRTGIDAIVNKLKALYAKYNMEMYKPCPLLEEYVSKGWLGKKTGRGFY